One window from the genome of Sulfodiicoccus acidiphilus encodes:
- a CDS encoding NAD(P)-dependent oxidoreductase encodes MALRVGFIGLGLMGSSMAANVRRAGFPLVVYNRTRSKADTFRKEGVPVASSPREVAQSSDVVIIMVTDAPDVEQVLSGKDGVLEGAAKGSVVIDMSTNSPDHAKRFHYLCSERGVEFLDAPVTGGDKGAREGTLTIMVGGAEEVFQRVRPVLESMGKTIVRAGEVGAGQMLKLLNQVVVGVNMMAMIEAIALARKAGIDLEVLFRVLSTGAANSFTVQYYMPKVMKGDMEPGFRAAHLRKDLKYAIDVATKLDVPLPGTAVVLQLYSALNAMGLGEKGTQALVKVYQRLSERQNHSST; translated from the coding sequence ATGGCTCTCAGGGTAGGCTTCATAGGCCTCGGCCTCATGGGTTCCTCCATGGCTGCCAACGTTAGGAGGGCCGGGTTCCCTCTGGTGGTCTACAACAGGACTCGGTCCAAGGCCGATACCTTCAGGAAGGAAGGAGTGCCAGTGGCCTCCTCTCCTAGGGAAGTGGCGCAGAGTTCCGACGTAGTGATAATTATGGTAACGGACGCCCCCGACGTGGAGCAAGTGCTCTCAGGAAAGGATGGAGTGCTGGAGGGAGCGGCGAAGGGCTCAGTCGTGATAGACATGAGCACCAACTCCCCTGATCACGCTAAGAGGTTCCACTATCTTTGTTCCGAGAGAGGAGTTGAGTTCTTAGACGCCCCAGTGACAGGAGGAGATAAGGGTGCGCGGGAAGGGACGCTCACTATAATGGTGGGCGGAGCGGAGGAAGTCTTCCAGAGGGTGAGGCCTGTACTGGAGTCTATGGGTAAGACCATAGTGCGTGCGGGAGAAGTCGGCGCGGGCCAGATGCTGAAACTGCTCAACCAAGTTGTCGTGGGGGTGAACATGATGGCCATGATCGAGGCCATAGCGTTAGCCAGGAAGGCTGGGATAGACCTCGAAGTCCTCTTTAGGGTGTTGAGCACCGGGGCCGCCAACTCGTTCACGGTGCAGTATTACATGCCCAAGGTAATGAAGGGTGACATGGAGCCAGGCTTCAGAGCTGCTCACCTTAGAAAGGACCTGAAGTACGCGATCGACGTGGCCACGAAGCTCGACGTTCCCCTCCCTGGAACGGCCGTGGTCCTGCAGCTGTACAGTGCCCTTAACGCCATGGGTTTAGGTGAAAAGGGCACCCAGGCCTTAGTTAAGGTTTACCAGAGACTCTCTGAACGCCAGAATCACTCTAGCACTTGA
- a CDS encoding helix-turn-helix domain-containing protein: protein MLTVTKFRLSHEDWTQLTGKYDVKVLKRSTYVDGSFILDTVRLEGRSCELTQFLAELKSHPRIEEVRIAELLSEKGLAMLRLKTRLEGSVTQLMVREAYEFRELVENGKETWIAVVPSTRVSKLRESIESVAEVEEVSATKFSYFKGNSARLTEREREVLATALRMGYFSSPRRANASQVAARLGMSKVSLTQHLRRISGKLAARELGALNPLDSGLVLYDPLVPPPPQRNRPCRRV, encoded by the coding sequence ATGCTTACAGTCACCAAGTTCAGGTTGAGCCACGAAGACTGGACCCAGCTGACCGGTAAGTACGACGTCAAGGTACTCAAGCGTAGTACATATGTCGACGGAAGCTTCATCCTAGACACTGTACGATTAGAAGGTAGGTCCTGTGAGCTAACCCAGTTTCTGGCAGAGTTGAAAAGTCATCCAAGGATCGAAGAAGTCAGGATAGCCGAACTCCTGTCGGAGAAGGGGCTGGCGATGTTGAGATTGAAGACCCGCTTAGAGGGGAGCGTGACTCAACTGATGGTAAGGGAGGCCTACGAGTTTAGGGAGCTAGTGGAGAACGGAAAGGAGACTTGGATAGCGGTTGTCCCCAGCACTAGGGTCAGCAAGTTGAGGGAGTCCATAGAGTCTGTGGCTGAAGTGGAAGAGGTCTCTGCCACTAAATTCTCCTACTTCAAGGGAAACTCGGCCAGACTCACGGAGAGGGAGAGAGAGGTGCTGGCTACGGCTTTGAGGATGGGGTACTTCTCCTCGCCTAGGAGGGCAAACGCCTCCCAAGTGGCGGCTCGCCTTGGAATGAGCAAGGTCTCACTAACTCAACATCTCAGGAGGATATCAGGAAAACTGGCAGCGAGGGAACTAGGAGCGCTCAATCCCCTTGACTCAGGACTAGTACTGTACGACCCTCTCGTTCCTCCACCTCCTCAACGTAATAGACCCTGCCGTCGTGTATGA
- a CDS encoding phytoene desaturase family protein, with protein MLAYVGLRRKLDVPHHNIVVNGKWEEHFNSLFGQKRWPPPSSISYYVSVRSKSDPTVCPEDREALFFLIPVAPGLRDRERELKLAWWAVQDFLGEVEDVEFLKVFGPEDFERDYHAYMGTAFGLAHTLSQTASLRPPLRNRRLRNLYHVGQYTHPGVGVPMVVISAQLVSGLILKNQKN; from the coding sequence GTGCTGGCCTACGTGGGACTGAGGAGGAAGTTGGACGTCCCCCATCACAACATCGTAGTTAATGGGAAGTGGGAGGAACACTTCAACTCCCTGTTCGGGCAGAAGAGGTGGCCACCCCCTAGCTCTATCTCTTATTACGTCAGCGTCAGGAGTAAGAGCGACCCAACGGTGTGTCCCGAGGACAGGGAAGCACTCTTCTTCCTAATTCCGGTGGCCCCAGGTCTTCGCGATAGAGAACGTGAACTGAAGTTGGCGTGGTGGGCCGTTCAGGACTTCTTAGGCGAGGTTGAGGACGTAGAGTTCCTCAAAGTATTCGGGCCAGAAGACTTCGAGAGGGACTACCATGCCTACATGGGTACAGCATTTGGGCTAGCTCATACACTCTCTCAGACCGCCTCCTTGAGACCGCCCCTTAGGAACAGGAGATTACGTAATCTCTATCACGTCGGCCAATACACCCATCCTGGAGTCGGGGTGCCTATGGTGGTCATTTCGGCTCAATTGGTCAGTGGATTAATACTGAAAAATCAAAAAAATTAG
- a CDS encoding phytoene desaturase family protein has translation MVVGAGIGGLSVAALLARGGVEVEVLEKLSSPGGRARTLRVGEYKFDMGPSWYLMPEVMHGLFRELGRDPSDYFKLKKLNPSFKLKVGERDLEVPSNVEELLQVVHRVERGAGSKMSVYISTVKQMYDLALKKLLYRPFESLIDIIDPEILKEVRSLNLLSSLHNFNRKFFSSDLLLKLVDFSSVFLGGDPYRVPGLYALVNYPVLGQGVFYPEGGFGNVVESLVSLGTELGVTYSYEEEVVGVEVKGDRMSAVRTSKRRVEETCSCSTPIMFTRSPCCLTTTGTSVPNTGKRRPWLLPLCWPTWD, from the coding sequence GTGGTGGTTGGAGCGGGTATAGGAGGGCTGTCTGTAGCAGCCCTCCTAGCTAGGGGTGGAGTGGAGGTCGAGGTCCTGGAGAAACTCTCATCACCTGGGGGCAGGGCTAGGACTCTGAGGGTGGGAGAATATAAGTTTGACATGGGACCGTCGTGGTACCTCATGCCCGAGGTGATGCATGGACTGTTCAGGGAGCTGGGCAGGGACCCGTCCGACTACTTCAAGTTAAAGAAACTGAACCCTTCCTTTAAGCTCAAAGTGGGTGAGCGAGACTTGGAAGTTCCCTCTAACGTGGAGGAACTACTGCAAGTTGTACACAGAGTGGAACGAGGGGCGGGTAGCAAGATGTCTGTTTATATATCGACGGTGAAGCAGATGTACGACCTTGCCCTCAAAAAGCTGCTCTACAGGCCTTTCGAGAGCTTGATAGACATCATAGATCCTGAAATATTGAAAGAGGTAAGATCCCTCAACCTACTTTCTTCGCTTCACAATTTCAACAGGAAGTTCTTCTCCTCCGACTTACTTCTGAAACTGGTCGACTTCTCTTCGGTCTTCCTCGGCGGAGATCCCTACAGGGTACCTGGGCTATACGCTCTAGTCAACTACCCTGTCCTGGGTCAGGGGGTTTTCTACCCGGAGGGGGGCTTCGGAAACGTCGTGGAATCGTTGGTGAGTTTGGGAACAGAGTTGGGAGTCACCTACTCTTACGAGGAGGAAGTAGTAGGTGTAGAAGTAAAGGGGGATAGGATGTCTGCGGTGAGGACAAGTAAAAGGAGGGTTGAGGAGACGTGTTCGTGTTCAACGCCGATTATGTTCACGCGGAGTCCATGTTGCCTCACAACTACAGGAACTTCAGTCCCCAATACTGGGAAGAGAAGACCCTGGCTCCTTCCGCTGTGCTGGCCTACGTGGGACTGA
- a CDS encoding sterol desaturase family protein, with protein sequence MDVELLVVGLTTFVGMEFVARGTHKYVMHGVLWSLHKDHHYPSNSTFQRNDLFGLMFAGIATTLVWYWFRTGDYYLLAVALGMAAYGASYLTVHDMIIHDRHARLRRRGINNRYLRRLIQVHDLHHEEGEGNWGFLLIIPGLDHFPERKVRA encoded by the coding sequence ATGGACGTTGAGCTGTTGGTTGTCGGGCTAACGACGTTCGTCGGAATGGAGTTCGTGGCCAGAGGGACGCACAAGTACGTCATGCACGGGGTACTCTGGAGCCTGCATAAGGACCATCACTATCCTTCGAACTCCACCTTCCAGAGGAACGATCTTTTCGGCCTGATGTTCGCCGGGATCGCCACCACCCTGGTCTGGTATTGGTTCAGGACGGGGGACTACTACCTCCTAGCCGTGGCCTTGGGGATGGCGGCCTACGGCGCATCTTACTTGACTGTGCACGACATGATAATACACGACAGGCACGCCAGATTGAGAAGGCGGGGCATTAACAATCGCTACCTTAGAAGGCTCATTCAAGTGCACGACCTACATCACGAGGAAGGGGAGGGGAACTGGGGTTTCCTTCTGATCATTCCAGGATTAGACCACTTTCCTGAGAGGAAAGTTAGGGCGTGA
- a CDS encoding phytoene/squalene synthase family protein: MSDEEELQTIFKRGSVTYFNSSVFFPIGVRKDATRLYAFVRVADDLVDSVPQKKEKFYEFVESFREARNGKYVKDVVVNEFVELERRKKLDRKWADDFLKSMEMDLGKSVYKTFDELWSYTWGSAEVIGLMMAKVMDLPSESYPYATALGRAMQFLNFIRDVMEDVSMGRQYLPLREMHKFSLSSLCPAEVAEKPEEFREFLREMVRKYLNMQREAEKGYKYLPLRYLVPIKTASDMYLWTAKKIYVQPEVVYRLKVKPSRERVYSRAIRNFAGYSLWRFLLPTLRT, encoded by the coding sequence TTGTCCGACGAGGAAGAACTGCAGACCATATTCAAAAGGGGAAGCGTCACCTACTTCAACAGCAGTGTGTTCTTCCCGATTGGGGTGAGGAAAGACGCGACAAGGCTCTATGCCTTCGTTAGAGTGGCGGACGACCTAGTGGATTCGGTGCCGCAAAAGAAAGAGAAGTTCTACGAATTCGTTGAGAGTTTTAGAGAGGCCAGGAATGGTAAATACGTGAAAGACGTGGTAGTAAACGAGTTCGTCGAACTGGAACGGAGGAAGAAGCTCGACCGAAAGTGGGCTGACGATTTCCTCAAGTCCATGGAGATGGATCTGGGGAAGAGTGTCTACAAGACATTCGACGAACTTTGGTCCTACACGTGGGGATCAGCTGAGGTAATAGGACTCATGATGGCGAAGGTGATGGACCTTCCTTCAGAGTCTTACCCGTACGCGACAGCGCTGGGAAGAGCGATGCAGTTCCTCAACTTCATAAGGGACGTCATGGAGGACGTGTCGATGGGAAGGCAATACCTTCCACTGAGGGAGATGCATAAGTTCTCCCTGAGCTCGTTGTGCCCAGCTGAAGTTGCGGAAAAGCCGGAAGAGTTCAGAGAATTCCTTAGGGAGATGGTGAGGAAGTACTTAAACATGCAAAGGGAAGCGGAAAAGGGATACAAGTACCTTCCACTGAGGTATCTTGTGCCTATAAAGACGGCGTCAGATATGTACCTGTGGACCGCAAAGAAGATCTACGTGCAGCCGGAAGTTGTTTACAGACTAAAGGTGAAACCAAGTAGAGAGAGGGTATATTCGAGGGCCATAAGGAACTTCGCGGGGTATTCCCTTTGGAGGTTCTTGCTCCCCACCTTGCGTACTTAG
- a CDS encoding lycopene cyclase domain-containing protein: MEVLAPHLAYLEVDLAIAVPGIVSCAVPALRRTRSFRALAVSSLITAALFILWDELAVKFGTWSFDARWVLPYRVGNLPVEEVLFFFVVPFSSLLFYDVLKDRLRGEFSFSKKWVLLSVGVELMMALLFREHSYTWVVLTYLALGTLISLKVDPELMKSHAFWAFVVLTYFPFLFFDYLLTAIPIVAYGKNATLGLRVGTIPIEDFIYSLAMFMFYAALYRSVSRRIANQCGETTTATTPGV, from the coding sequence TTGGAGGTTCTTGCTCCCCACCTTGCGTACTTAGAGGTAGACCTAGCGATTGCTGTGCCTGGGATAGTTTCCTGCGCAGTCCCCGCACTAAGGAGGACAAGGTCATTCAGGGCTCTAGCGGTAAGTTCTCTGATTACGGCAGCACTGTTCATTCTTTGGGACGAGCTGGCGGTTAAGTTCGGGACCTGGAGTTTCGACGCGAGGTGGGTACTCCCTTACAGAGTGGGGAATCTGCCAGTGGAGGAGGTGCTATTCTTCTTTGTGGTGCCATTCAGTTCCCTCCTATTCTACGACGTATTGAAGGATAGATTGAGGGGGGAGTTCAGCTTCTCTAAGAAGTGGGTGCTGCTTTCCGTGGGAGTAGAGTTGATGATGGCTTTACTATTTAGAGAACATAGTTACACGTGGGTCGTACTAACCTACCTGGCTCTCGGCACTCTGATATCTCTCAAGGTGGACCCTGAGCTCATGAAGTCGCACGCGTTCTGGGCCTTCGTCGTCCTGACTTACTTTCCTTTCCTGTTCTTCGATTACTTGCTCACGGCGATTCCGATAGTAGCTTATGGGAAGAACGCCACGTTAGGATTGAGAGTGGGAACCATCCCGATTGAGGACTTCATCTACTCGCTTGCCATGTTCATGTTCTACGCCGCTCTCTATAGGTCCGTCTCGAGGAGGATTGCGAACCAATGCGGGGAGACTACTACAGCGACGACACCAGGAGTGTAG
- a CDS encoding AbrB/MazE/SpoVT family DNA-binding domain-containing protein: MKVKVDERGRITIPKAMRRKLVIERTVDLRVEEGRIVIYPVSKSRKQTTLIESSKEV; the protein is encoded by the coding sequence GTGAAAGTAAAGGTAGATGAGAGAGGAAGGATAACCATCCCCAAGGCGATGAGGAGGAAACTCGTGATAGAAAGGACGGTAGATCTGAGGGTGGAGGAAGGACGGATCGTCATCTACCCCGTGTCCAAAAGTAGAAAACAAACTACCCTAATAGAGAGCTCCAAAGAGGTTTAA
- a CDS encoding prolyl oligopeptidase family serine peptidase, which translates to MGLRASKLAEVLERVISLPQYTLLGAKGGRLIYYAWEKGERSLFSWDGSERVMLASNVVETSLAVNGRVAYTLDVERGREIHRVFLVDEKGNTLEVDSPRLRVWNLSLRDRLAFVGTSDTTDLYVTDGQKAVKVTRLTPLSWVGDVRGDVVAGTEFKGDGSSNLFFHYLGEGRTERFTPREGSNNYGSLLLEGRALFMSDFEGASKIYELDLRSKELRKVMEGDVSYSFLDVQDGKLIAVGVRDGRSRAYVEGRPLRTPEGTVTNVFLDGRDTYITFTSMSTPRSILKLSNDGWETVLGVGKLDVGEVSFHRFKSFDGVDVPTYTVMSKGSTVPGPAVVYLHGGPWGEVADEFDWFIASISMMGLHVIAPNFRGSTGYGEWFRKLDIGDPGGGDLRDVVEVVKQTSSLHTDVCAVGYSYGGYMTLMALGRFPELWKCGAAGAPVADWVEMRSLADDAFRGFVDLLLKGDVNLMRERSPISYVKDVKVPLCIVTGQNDSRTPVQPVLRYVQGLVEGGKTFELHVLPGAGHLPYTEQEVTKVILPMLLFLEDNLKSPPPGQEDGSRHQSGQH; encoded by the coding sequence ATGGGACTTAGAGCTTCGAAACTGGCGGAGGTCTTAGAGAGGGTAATCTCCCTACCTCAATACACCCTCCTCGGTGCGAAGGGAGGTAGACTGATTTACTACGCGTGGGAAAAGGGAGAGAGGTCGCTGTTCTCGTGGGATGGGAGCGAGCGGGTGATGCTCGCCTCTAACGTCGTCGAAACGTCTCTCGCCGTGAACGGGAGGGTAGCTTACACTTTAGACGTGGAGAGGGGTAGGGAAATACATAGAGTCTTCCTAGTGGACGAGAAGGGGAACACTCTTGAGGTGGACTCGCCCAGACTCAGGGTGTGGAACCTCTCGCTAAGGGATCGCCTCGCCTTCGTTGGAACCTCAGATACTACCGACCTCTACGTGACAGACGGCCAGAAGGCAGTGAAGGTGACCCGCCTAACTCCGCTCTCGTGGGTCGGCGACGTCAGAGGCGACGTAGTTGCTGGAACCGAGTTCAAGGGGGACGGCTCGTCTAACCTCTTCTTCCACTACCTTGGGGAGGGGAGGACCGAGAGGTTCACCCCAAGGGAGGGATCTAACAACTACGGGTCCCTCCTCTTGGAGGGGAGGGCCCTCTTCATGAGCGACTTCGAGGGGGCAAGCAAGATCTACGAGCTCGACCTACGTTCCAAGGAGCTAAGGAAGGTCATGGAGGGGGACGTCTCCTACTCCTTCCTGGACGTCCAGGACGGAAAGTTGATCGCCGTGGGAGTCAGAGACGGAAGGTCGAGGGCCTACGTTGAGGGGAGGCCTCTGCGAACCCCCGAGGGAACGGTCACCAACGTTTTCCTCGACGGACGAGATACTTACATCACGTTCACTTCAATGTCGACTCCCCGCTCGATACTGAAGCTATCGAACGACGGGTGGGAAACCGTTTTGGGGGTAGGCAAACTGGACGTGGGGGAGGTCTCCTTCCATAGGTTCAAGTCCTTCGACGGAGTAGACGTACCCACTTACACAGTTATGTCCAAGGGTTCTACTGTCCCGGGACCTGCTGTAGTATATCTACACGGAGGACCTTGGGGAGAGGTGGCGGACGAGTTCGATTGGTTCATCGCCTCCATATCAATGATGGGGCTCCACGTCATCGCTCCCAACTTCAGGGGTTCCACCGGCTACGGCGAGTGGTTCAGGAAGCTCGACATTGGAGATCCTGGAGGTGGAGACCTCAGGGATGTGGTGGAAGTGGTCAAGCAGACCTCTTCCCTTCACACCGACGTTTGTGCAGTGGGTTACTCCTACGGTGGGTACATGACGCTCATGGCCCTCGGAAGGTTCCCTGAACTCTGGAAGTGTGGAGCTGCTGGAGCCCCGGTGGCGGACTGGGTGGAAATGAGGTCGCTCGCTGACGACGCATTCAGAGGTTTCGTGGACCTCCTACTTAAGGGAGACGTGAACCTCATGAGAGAGAGGTCCCCCATCTCGTACGTTAAGGACGTTAAGGTGCCGCTGTGCATAGTTACGGGACAGAACGACTCTAGGACCCCAGTCCAACCAGTGTTGAGGTACGTCCAGGGATTAGTGGAGGGTGGAAAGACCTTCGAGTTGCACGTTCTCCCTGGGGCTGGTCATCTTCCGTATACTGAGCAGGAGGTGACCAAGGTTATCCTTCCTATGTTATTGTTCCTAGAGGACAACCTAAAGTCTCCTCCTCCTGGCCAGGAGGACGGTTCCAGACACCAAAGCGGCCAGCACTAA
- a CDS encoding thermopsin family protease — MKPVHVLLFLLVLLSVPVALHSEDVPPPGGSCYWAYFNVQVPALTEVSVLLNSSTVLYVFTPYQYVEWAAGGLAEPLLSLRLSPGVNTLNLSRGNYTLVVLRAEPNQVTLNLTPYWSVEELYVAPYFSVQVSVGSKTELYAFTEPEFQVWEMDGPAQPSYNFTLLPGRNTVDVGPGTYVFVALNVTRANFTLLPQYPVLLNLLFQQESQFPPVGVSALGLYNYSGTLVPYTVTTDEVLGFFNVSTLEAVELDDPQVRGATIQLNVMLNGSGQYWLQDVLSLLTGNQTTYLDFNVWNASAPNASLRGVKGTGSFVLGTQGQRVFAGSTYPIVYHLPFAGYLDVKESPVEGGTNVTFGYVILQDGDLVPPIQRWFAWVFVPVRGELTVSPFTAGDGSAEDAELVVGGISGGDVSQILASDVRLALFYYNEGITPFPAVYGVGLDTLEGATGVGQLLSANGLVVLVPGVPLNYFLTDHFSPAVPTTYVTVVNWTKAYSLYLRSPFVLEFPPNFTSHGLTYKLVKIETVVDGRVVEVNDSFVEVTPSPTFQNVTIVAVYRGPPSLQLWEFLVLAALVSGTVLLARRRRL, encoded by the coding sequence GTGAAGCCCGTTCACGTCCTGCTTTTCCTCTTGGTCCTCCTCAGTGTCCCAGTTGCTCTGCACTCCGAAGACGTCCCTCCTCCTGGTGGTTCCTGTTACTGGGCGTACTTCAACGTCCAAGTTCCAGCACTGACGGAAGTTAGCGTTCTTTTGAACTCTTCCACAGTTCTCTACGTCTTCACCCCCTACCAATACGTCGAGTGGGCTGCTGGAGGGCTGGCTGAGCCTTTGTTGAGTCTGCGTCTATCTCCTGGAGTTAACACGCTCAACCTGTCTAGAGGTAACTACACGTTAGTGGTCCTGAGGGCTGAGCCCAACCAAGTCACCCTAAACCTTACGCCCTACTGGAGCGTGGAGGAACTCTACGTAGCCCCTTACTTCTCTGTTCAGGTGAGCGTGGGGTCTAAGACCGAGCTATACGCTTTCACAGAACCCGAGTTTCAAGTTTGGGAGATGGATGGTCCAGCCCAACCGTCCTACAACTTCACCCTCCTCCCTGGAAGGAACACCGTGGATGTGGGGCCAGGTACGTACGTCTTCGTCGCACTGAACGTGACGCGGGCCAACTTCACCCTTCTTCCCCAGTACCCGGTTCTCTTGAACCTTCTCTTCCAACAGGAGTCCCAGTTCCCTCCAGTAGGGGTAAGTGCCCTAGGACTTTACAACTACAGTGGGACCTTGGTTCCCTACACTGTGACCACAGACGAGGTGTTGGGGTTCTTCAACGTGTCAACTTTGGAGGCCGTTGAACTGGACGACCCTCAGGTTCGGGGCGCGACCATACAGCTCAACGTTATGCTCAATGGGAGCGGGCAGTATTGGTTACAGGACGTCCTGTCCCTTCTCACAGGAAATCAGACCACTTACTTGGACTTCAACGTTTGGAACGCCTCAGCCCCCAACGCCTCCCTCCGTGGAGTTAAAGGGACGGGCAGCTTCGTCCTTGGGACCCAGGGACAGAGGGTTTTCGCAGGTTCAACATACCCCATAGTCTATCATCTACCGTTCGCTGGGTACTTAGACGTAAAGGAATCTCCTGTCGAGGGAGGTACCAACGTGACCTTCGGTTACGTCATCCTCCAGGACGGAGACCTAGTACCGCCAATTCAAAGGTGGTTCGCCTGGGTCTTCGTTCCGGTGAGGGGTGAATTGACCGTATCTCCCTTTACTGCCGGCGACGGGAGCGCCGAGGATGCCGAACTCGTCGTAGGGGGGATCTCAGGCGGTGACGTCTCTCAAATATTGGCTTCCGACGTTAGGTTGGCACTGTTCTATTACAATGAAGGCATAACTCCTTTCCCCGCCGTTTACGGGGTCGGTCTGGACACATTAGAGGGGGCCACAGGCGTGGGACAGCTATTATCAGCCAACGGATTGGTGGTCCTAGTGCCTGGAGTCCCACTTAACTACTTCCTGACCGACCACTTCTCACCCGCGGTACCTACGACGTACGTTACAGTCGTCAATTGGACGAAAGCTTACAGCCTTTACCTAAGGTCCCCCTTCGTATTGGAGTTTCCACCTAACTTCACCTCCCACGGCCTCACCTATAAGCTCGTCAAGATCGAGACTGTCGTTGATGGAAGGGTAGTCGAAGTCAACGATTCTTTCGTGGAGGTTACACCTTCTCCTACCTTCCAGAACGTGACGATCGTAGCGGTCTATCGAGGTCCTCCCTCCCTACAACTTTGGGAGTTCTTAGTGCTGGCCGCTTTGGTGTCTGGAACCGTCCTCCTGGCCAGGAGGAGGAGACTTTAG
- the msrA gene encoding peptide-methionine (S)-S-oxide reductase MsrA — translation MTVELATLGGGCFWCTEAIFLRVRGVKEVTPGYAGGHVPNPSYEQVCSGTTGHAEVVQISFDPKTISYKQLLDVFFEIHDPTSLNRQGNDVGEQYRSIILYHDEEQRRIALETIREVQGRYTKPVVTQVVPFTSFYPAEEYHRRYYEKNRNALYCRVVITPKVRKLLEHFPTLAVGMG, via the coding sequence ATGACTGTAGAACTGGCTACTTTGGGAGGAGGGTGCTTCTGGTGCACTGAGGCGATTTTCTTGAGGGTGAGGGGCGTGAAGGAAGTCACTCCAGGATACGCTGGAGGTCACGTACCTAACCCAAGCTACGAACAAGTATGCTCTGGTACTACTGGCCACGCCGAGGTCGTGCAGATCTCCTTCGACCCAAAGACGATTTCCTATAAACAATTGTTGGACGTCTTCTTCGAGATCCACGACCCAACTTCCTTGAACAGACAAGGGAACGACGTGGGAGAGCAGTACAGGTCGATAATACTTTACCACGACGAAGAGCAGAGGAGGATCGCCCTGGAGACAATAAGGGAGGTTCAAGGTAGGTACACCAAACCTGTGGTGACTCAGGTGGTCCCCTTCACCTCGTTCTACCCAGCCGAGGAGTACCATAGGAGGTACTACGAAAAAAACAGGAACGCTCTATACTGCAGGGTGGTGATAACCCCGAAGGTGAGGAAGTTGCTGGAACACTTTCCGACGTTGGCGGTGGGAATGGGTTAG